The proteins below come from a single Pseudomonadota bacterium genomic window:
- a CDS encoding ParB/RepB/Spo0J family partition protein, with amino-acid sequence MATKKTVENPEFLYLSLGDIIIEEQIRSSIDTESESFKALMESIKERGVLEPVLVTPKDGKYLLLCGERRYLAALKLGLPTIPVRVIDAVTQKDEILAFQLTENLQREDLNPIDQAKGILAYIQAKHPDKNYDVDGVMSDLVGYTRRPESLPDEIANTVLAISEIVGKSIMTLHRTIALLKLSPEIQAEIRSGNLPVSQGYLFAANLDCPDRDKIFEAIMKTPVTNATLNNLLTAYKKVKPAPGVTKPIPMKKQIESLRSFESRIEMGIAKYTKPDL; translated from the coding sequence ATGGCGACAAAGAAAACAGTTGAGAATCCAGAGTTTTTATATCTATCCTTAGGGGATATCATTATTGAAGAACAGATCAGGTCAAGCATCGATACAGAGAGTGAGTCCTTCAAAGCCCTTATGGAATCGATTAAAGAAAGGGGTGTTTTGGAACCTGTCCTTGTAACACCGAAAGACGGCAAATACCTCCTTCTTTGCGGAGAACGTCGTTATCTGGCTGCCCTGAAGCTGGGACTCCCAACAATACCGGTCAGGGTCATCGATGCAGTAACTCAGAAGGATGAAATCCTTGCCTTCCAGTTGACGGAGAACCTTCAGAGAGAAGACTTAAATCCTATAGACCAGGCAAAAGGCATACTCGCATATATTCAGGCAAAACACCCAGACAAAAACTATGATGTGGATGGGGTTATGAGCGACTTGGTAGGCTACACCCGGCGACCCGAAAGTCTGCCGGATGAAATTGCTAACACTGTGTTAGCAATTTCTGAAATCGTCGGAAAGTCAATAATGACGCTGCATCGCACGATAGCACTTTTAAAACTTTCTCCAGAGATTCAAGCCGAAATCCGGTCAGGAAATCTCCCTGTTTCGCAGGGATATCTCTTCGCCGCCAACTTGGATTGTCCAGACCGTGATAAGATTTTTGAGGCCATCATGAAGACACCCGTTACCAATGCCACCCTGAATAATCTGCTCACAGCATACAAGAAGGTCAAGCCAGCCCCAGGTGTTACAAAGCCCATACCTATGAAGAAGCAGATTGAAAGCTTACGATCCTTTGAATCACGCATTGAAATGGGTATTGCAAAATACACAAAGCCCGACCTT
- a CDS encoding four helix bundle suffix domain-containing protein produces MTANEPLIPKHGGYRKLKSFQVAQLTYDITVRFCDSYIEKRSRTHDQMVQAARSGVQNIAEGSQASGTSKKTELKLTSVARASLEELRLDYEDFLRQRGLSIWGRNDPRRQGLIDRRCATADEVAQWVLEEHDRGQKGFSGRSGQSSGHGGQNSSTPSTSPAISTPTFPEITANAALVLLVVACSLLDRQLAAQAKAFETEGGFTERLYRVRSEKRSSRFSSTQSTKSTKD; encoded by the coding sequence AGGTGGCACAACTGACTTACGATATAACGGTCCGGTTTTGCGATAGCTACATTGAAAAACGCAGCCGCACTCACGATCAAATGGTACAGGCGGCACGGTCAGGCGTGCAGAATATCGCCGAAGGGAGCCAGGCCTCGGGAACCTCGAAAAAGACCGAACTTAAACTCACCAGCGTGGCACGGGCCAGCCTCGAAGAACTGCGGCTCGACTATGAAGATTTCTTGCGCCAGCGTGGACTATCGATCTGGGGTCGTAACGATCCCCGCAGACAGGGGCTGATCGACCGCAGATGCGCAACCGCCGATGAGGTAGCGCAGTGGGTGCTGGAAGAACACGATCGTGGACAGAAAGGATTTAGTGGACGAAGTGGACAGAGTAGTGGACACGGTGGACAGAATTCGTCCACGCCGTCTACCAGTCCTGCAATCTCCACTCCTACCTTCCCCGAAATTACTGCCAACGCTGCCCTGGTGTTGCTGGTGGTAGCCTGCAGCCTGCTTGACCGACAACTGGCCGCCCAGGCAAAAGCCTTCGAGACAGAAGGCGGCTTTACTGAGCGCCTCTACCGCGTGCGCTCCGAAAAACGATCATCACGCTTTTCGTCCACCCAGTCCACTAAGTCCACCAAGGATTAA
- a CDS encoding N-6 DNA methylase: MLDTDTKRRIDTARDILVGKVPDPKSQVEQITIALIYKFMDDMDAESEEFGGKRKFFANEFAHYGWAKLMRSGLGGHETLNLYAEAITRMPENPGIPLLFRNIFKNAYLPYRDPETLKMFLKVIDEFNYDHSERLGDAFEYLLSVLGSQGDAGQFRTPRHIIDFMVKIIDPKKTETMLDPACGTAGFLISSYKHILKTNTDAKGYSTLTPDEKGRLAQSFKGYDISPDMVRLSLVNMYLHGFADPHIFEYDTLTSQDRWNEYADVILANPPFMSPKGGIKPHNRFSVQSKRSEVLFVDYMAEHLTPGGRAGIIVPEGIIFQSQTAYKKLRKMLVEEYLVAVVSLPAGVFNPYSGVKTSILILDKSLARKTNTIAFFKIENDGFGLGAQRREIDKNDLPTAADFLKPYLQSIPSTVPTLSAPNALIVAKEKIAANGDYNLSGERYREGGPQSTNYPWQKIESLVETITPPAKIQKTAFSETGRFPIIDQSQEDIAGWTDDESALIHPSKPLVIFGDHTCAVKLVETPFAQGADGIKILRTIDILDPRFLYYVLRIRPLESSGYQRHFSKLKEHEIPLPPLDVQKEIVAEIEYYQKVINGARAVLDNYRPHIPIHPDWPMVELGEVIEGKPKNGYSGSPVDSPTNLKVLSLSATTLGTMDLSKSKFLDEDIPLDAPCRCRRGDIYLQRGNTKELVGTAALFDVDEPNYIYPDLMIRVRANEEKIRSRYLLTVLQSAPVRVYVTRNAVGAVGSMPKINQAIVESIPIPLPPLATQQAIVAEIEAEQTLVAANHELIARFEKKIQATLARVWGEEKGEGSEKGNRET, from the coding sequence ATGCTCGACACCGACACCAAACGCCGCATCGACACCGCCCGCGACATCCTCGTCGGCAAAGTGCCCGACCCCAAGAGCCAGGTAGAACAGATCACCATCGCCCTCATCTACAAGTTCATGGATGATATGGACGCTGAGAGCGAGGAGTTCGGCGGGAAACGCAAGTTCTTTGCCAATGAATTTGCCCACTACGGCTGGGCCAAACTCATGCGCTCCGGTCTTGGCGGCCACGAGACACTGAACCTCTACGCCGAAGCCATCACCAGGATGCCGGAGAACCCCGGCATTCCGCTGCTTTTCCGCAACATCTTCAAGAACGCCTATCTGCCATACCGCGACCCCGAAACGCTCAAAATGTTCCTCAAGGTTATTGACGAGTTCAACTACGATCACAGCGAACGGCTCGGCGATGCCTTCGAGTATCTGCTCTCCGTGCTCGGCTCCCAGGGCGACGCCGGACAGTTCCGCACCCCTCGCCACATCATTGATTTCATGGTAAAAATCATCGATCCGAAGAAGACCGAGACCATGCTTGATCCGGCCTGCGGCACTGCCGGGTTCCTGATCTCATCGTATAAACACATCCTCAAGACCAACACCGACGCCAAGGGCTACAGCACCCTGACCCCGGACGAAAAGGGCCGCCTCGCACAGAGCTTCAAGGGCTACGACATCTCGCCCGACATGGTGCGCTTGTCTCTGGTAAATATGTACCTGCACGGCTTTGCCGATCCGCACATCTTCGAGTACGACACCCTCACCAGCCAGGATCGCTGGAACGAATATGCCGACGTGATCCTCGCCAATCCGCCCTTCATGTCGCCGAAGGGCGGCATCAAGCCTCACAACCGCTTTTCGGTGCAGTCCAAGCGCAGTGAGGTGTTGTTCGTGGACTACATGGCCGAGCACCTCACGCCCGGTGGCCGTGCCGGTATCATCGTGCCTGAAGGCATCATCTTCCAGAGCCAGACCGCCTACAAAAAACTGCGAAAGATGCTGGTGGAGGAATACCTCGTCGCCGTGGTCTCGCTTCCGGCGGGCGTGTTCAATCCCTATTCCGGCGTCAAGACCTCAATCCTCATTCTCGACAAGTCGCTGGCCAGAAAAACCAACACCATCGCATTCTTCAAGATTGAGAATGACGGCTTCGGTCTCGGAGCCCAGCGGCGCGAGATTGACAAGAACGACCTGCCCACTGCCGCCGACTTCCTGAAACCTTATCTCCAGTCCATCCCGTCCACGGTGCCCACTCTGTCCGCCCCCAACGCCCTGATCGTGGCGAAGGAGAAAATAGCGGCGAATGGCGACTATAACCTGAGCGGGGAGCGGTATAGGGAGGGTGGGCCGCAATCCACAAACTATCCTTGGCAGAAAATCGAGTCGCTCGTTGAAACGATTACACCCCCGGCCAAGATTCAAAAAACCGCCTTCAGCGAAACCGGTCGATTTCCAATTATTGACCAATCACAGGAAGACATTGCAGGGTGGACTGACGACGAATCTGCGCTGATTCATCCAAGCAAGCCACTGGTGATCTTCGGTGATCACACATGCGCTGTGAAGTTAGTTGAAACTCCCTTCGCTCAAGGGGCGGATGGGATAAAGATCCTCCGGACTATTGATATCCTTGATCCACGGTTTCTGTATTACGTGCTCCGCATAAGACCATTGGAAAGCAGCGGGTATCAGCGCCACTTCTCAAAACTGAAGGAGCACGAAATCCCCCTTCCGCCGCTGGATGTGCAGAAGGAGATCGTGGCAGAAATCGAGTACTACCAGAAAGTCATCAACGGTGCCCGCGCCGTCCTCGACAACTACCGCCCCCACATCCCCATCCACCCCGACTGGCCAATGGTGGAGTTGGGCGAGGTCATCGAGGGCAAGCCGAAGAATGGTTACTCTGGCAGCCCAGTTGATAGTCCTACAAACCTGAAAGTACTGTCTTTAAGCGCGACCACTTTGGGAACGATGGACCTCTCGAAGTCCAAGTTCCTTGATGAAGATATCCCGCTTGATGCCCCGTGCCGTTGCCGTCGCGGTGATATTTACCTCCAGCGAGGTAATACCAAGGAACTTGTCGGCACAGCTGCGCTGTTTGATGTGGACGAACCAAACTATATCTATCCAGACCTGATGATTCGTGTTCGCGCAAATGAAGAGAAGATTCGTAGCCGTTACCTTCTGACCGTTCTGCAAAGCGCACCTGTCCGGGTGTATGTCACAAGAAACGCTGTCGGCGCTGTCGGAAGCATGCCGAAGATCAACCAGGCAATTGTTGAAAGCATCCCGATCCCCCTCCCACCTCTCGCCACGCAACAGGCCATTGTTGCCGAGATAGAGGCCGAGCAGACGCTGGTCGCCGCCAACCACGAATTGATCGCCCGCTTCGAGAAAAAAATCCAGGCCACCCTCGCCCGCGTCTGGGGCGAAGAGAAGGGTGAAGGCAGTGAAAAAGGAAATAGGGAAACTTGA